A segment of the Falco naumanni isolate bFalNau1 unplaced genomic scaffold, bFalNau1.pat scaffold_460_arrow_pat_ctg1, whole genome shotgun sequence genome:
ATCCctatttgtataaaaatacatctatAGGTATTAAAAAGAGccacatttatataaaaatacacctatatatataaataaatccctatttgtataaaaatacGTCTATTTCTATCCCAAAAATCAAGTGTTTGTACACACCCCCCCCTATCTATAGTTATATAAAAGAATTGGATTTGTATGAAAACGTGTATTTATACCAAAACCCTGTGCTTGTATTGAAACAGGTACCTGTGTCTGTACAAAAATCTatatattttgtgaaaatacGCTTTTCTGTAAGATTTATGTAGACTAATACGGAAGTTAGAGCTTTATAAAAAATACGTACTTATCGAAAAATCTTTGTGGTCgtttatactaaaaaaaatccGTTTGCATAAAGgctgtttatattaaaaatgcatctctatttgcataaaaaatagatttacatccccccccccccccggcgtTTGTATAAAACTCCGCacctatatttatatattaaacaCTATTTATATAAAATCGGGTATCTGGGCTCTCCCCGTGCCCCGCCACCCCTGTTTctgaggggtgggggtgcctggggagggctgtgccccccccccccgccctaTTTTGGGGGGAGGGCGCCCCGTCCTCAGGTGGCCGCGGCCCCCTAATCCCGATTAGGGGTGGctcaggctgggggggggggggctgctgccccccgcTCTAAATTTAACACCGGGGTGTCAGGAACAATCACGTCAGCGCCCCGGGGTAAtctgctcccccccccgcccccacagcctccccaaaaagggaaaggggggaaagcCCCCCAAATTACCCGCCCCTGCAAttttgggggggcgggggtggggatttatttataataaagaaCAGGGCGGGGCGGGGATGGATTAGGAAGGAAACGAGGATGAGGGTGAACATCGATGGGTTTTCTTTATTCCGTGGGCACCGCGGGGTGGAGGAACGCGGACGGTACAAAGTTCGAACACACGAGGGGGAAAATGAGGCTGGGGGAGAGCGtgacaccccccgccccccccccctccccccaaaactCGAGCTGTGGCTTGGAGAAGCCGAAGCCCCAAAGCTCCTCTTTCCACACCCAAAAAAATACACCAGGTTTGTGTAGAAAACCAGGGGGTTTCAAAAACTGTCCCCACCCCACCCGTAtcatcatttattatttttttttttttgcagcttgaAGAGAAAAcggaaacaaaaccaaaccaacccaaaagtgtacaaaaaagggggaaaagaaatcaaaaaaaaaaaaaaaaaaagtctcatcaACCCCTCGGAAGTCTGCGCGCTGGTTTTGCCCGCACGTGGTGAAGGGAGTCAGCTCTCGCGACACGCACGGGAGCAGGAGaaacccccctcccccccccccaaaaaaaaagaaaaaaaaaaaaaaaaaaaaaaaccacccaccccccccatcccaccctgaGTCTCTCCTACCGCCCGGCGCCGGCCACCCTAAGCCCTCTCGCCGCGGATGCGCCGCGCCAGCTGGATGTCCTTGGGCATGATGGTGACCCTCTTGGCGTGGATGGCGCAGAGGTTGGTGTCCTCGAAGAGGCCCACGAGGTACGCTTCGCTGGCCTCCTGCCGGGAAAATTGACAGGGTGGGATACAGGGAGGGTGGGatgtggttttggggtggtttttttttttgggggggggggggggagggaggtcgatggggagcgggggggagggggtctCACCTGCAGAGCCCCGATGGCAGCGCTCTGGAAACGCAAATCGGTCTTGAAATCCTGAGCGATCTCCCGCACCAGGCGCTGGAAGGGCAGCTTGCGGATCAGCAGCTCCGTGGATTTCTGGTATCGCCGGATCTCCCGCA
Coding sequences within it:
- the LOC121082226 gene encoding histone H3.3A, producing the protein MARTKQTARKSTGGKAPRKQLATKAARKSAPSTGGVKKPHRYRPGTVALREIRRYQKSTELLIRKLPFQRLVREIAQDFKTDLRFQSAAIGALQEASEAYLVGLFEDTNLCAIHAKRVTIMPKDIQLARRIRGERA